The following is a genomic window from Methanobrevibacter sp..
CTCCTTTTTATGTTGATTACGGCAAAAACATAACTATCGGAAAAGGCGTTGTCATTCAGCAGCTGTGCACATTCATGGACCGTGGCGGAATAACCCTTGAGGATGGAGTTTTCATTGCTCCGAAAGTTAATTTGACCACATTAAACCATGACTTCAATCCTGAAAATAGAAGCGGAACCTATGCAAAGCCTATACATATCAAAAAGAATGCATGGATAGGAATTGCTGCAACAATTCTTCCGGGTGTAACTGTTGGGGAAAATTCCATTGTAGGTGCCGGCAGTGTTGTTACCAAGGATGTTCCGGACAATTCTATTGTTGCTGGAAATCCTGCAAAATTCATTAAAAGAATAGATGAATGATGAATTGGGGGATTTATGCAAGATAAAATTACATATGAAGATGTAAAGGAATATAATCATCTTTTCACAATAGATCCTTCATTTGTTCTTGAAATGATGGCCCGCAAAAACTCAAATCTGGTTTTGAAATTCAAATCCACAATACAATCTTATATGGACAATTTGGATGATGTTCAAAAAAATAAGCTGGATATTATCTTAAACAGTGATATAGATGAACTTCAATCAGTCATGGATGAAGCCTATCGAAAAACCGGCAAAAGACAATATCAGATTTTGGCCAATCCTAAGTATAAGAGCTTCATTCAGTCCAATCTCTCTGAGCTAAAAGAATTAATTTAGTTATTATTGTTATGGCCAGTATTATGCTCAGGTATTCAAGTGTGGTTATCAGCAGGTTTCCGCTAACCTGGCTGAATCCTGGATTACCGGTTATGTGATTGAAAAAGTCAACTTGAATCATGGAATATGCTCCAAATAGTATAATTGCCGCATCAATTAAATAAATTAATTTCGAATCTATTTTTTTAAAGACTTTTTCTAAATTAAATCCTAGATGTATTCCCAATATTATCAGGCAGACATATGCCAAAATCTTGTGATAGGAGATTATGCTTAAATTGCCTATGTTAAGTGAAGAGAGCAGATATTGGTTGGACAGTATTCCAAATATTGTGGTTAGGCCAAAAACAATAAAAAAACTTATATTAACTATCAGCAATGCTTTTCGTTTGGAACCGTATTTTCCTTTTGGGATTGCCTTTAGATAATTCCTGTTTAAAATTAAATGGATTATCACAAGAATTATCAGCAATATCCCTATTATTTCGTGGATTTCACCAGGCAAATGCACTTTTGAATATTCCAAAAGCATTAATAACAGCAATAGAATATCCACAATAATTTTTTTCATTTAGTAACCTAATTCTTTTAACCATTCAATAGTTTGCAGTTTTCCATCATCGCTTCTTGCGGTTTTACCGTCTAATGCAAGGCCGTTTGTTTTGACTGTTGCTTTCGATAGTTTTTCCTGGATTGTTGTGTATGTTCCGGCATCTCCTGATTCCTCATGTGTGTTGAATGGAATCACGGTTTTTCCGTCAAAGTCATATTTCCTCAAGGAATGTGTACATTATCATAGGAAGGTCTCCCCACCATATCGGATAACCTACAAATATTGTATTGTAGCTATCAAAATTATCAATTTTATCAGTAATCTTTGGTCTTGCGTTGTCCTCCTGTTCTTTAGATGCAACCTTTGTGCATTCATCATAATTGTCAGGGTACTTATCTATAGGAACTATCTCAAAAGAGTCACATTTCAAATATTCCTTGATGTATGATGCAACCATTGCGGTGTTCCCGACCTCGACATTGCCCACATTATAGTTTTCGCCGGTTCTTGAAAAGTAGACGACCAATATATCGCTATCACTATTGTTGTTGTTCAATATATCGTTTGCAGCGGTTTCAGCATCGCTGATTGCTGTAACTTCAGATATTCCCAATCCCAAAACGATTAGAATTATTGTAAAAAAGATTAATTTTGTTTTCATTGTATTCACTTAAATATATGTTGATAGTTACAACAATATATAAGTTTTCTTTAAAAAATAGAATAAGTGGGACTATTCTAGTTGAATAGTCCGCCTAAAAATCCTTGAGCCTGATCAGTGGTATTGTTGAATACTCCTGATACTTCGGTTTGGTAACTGTTTATGTCGCCTTGCACGTTCTGTATTTGCTCAATACTGTCTGCAAGGTTTTCAATATCGCTGTTTGTAATGTTGATATTGTTGTTGATAGTGTAGTTATTGATAATGTTCACTATGGTAGTGTGATCTGTAACATTATTGACTTGAACTTCTTCTTTTACATCATCAACAAGCTTTGACAATTCATCAGCATCAACATCTGAGTTTTTAACGATTTCCGCTTGGGTGTAAATCTCATTGTTCGCTGCTTCTTTGACTGTGTCTGGAATTTCCACATCGGTCACTACTTCATAGGAATTCATGATTCCTGCAAGTGCGGATTCACCGGTAGCGGATACTGGACTTGTTACATAAACGTGTCCTGCTGTAATTCCTGCTGATTTTAAAGCGGAAAGGTACATGTCTCCGGTTATTGTTGTGATTTTTGATTTGTCAACGCTCACTTCAAGATTGTCATTTTCATTCAAATCAACTAATGCTGAGGAATAGATTTGACTTGAAGAGTAGGTTTTACCGGTAATTGTACTTGAAATCTTGTTTACTTCAGAAGCGGTAATTATTTTTGAATCAACGTTTTTTAAATCAACGCCTGCTTGATTTTTAAAGAAATTGTCAACAGTATTTTTATAATCTGCATTTGTGTGAGTTGTCTCACCATAAGTTATGACAGCCTGACTATTATCGTTAGCTGAAAATCCCACTGGAATTAACATTCCGATAAGGATTATTGTTAAAACAATCATTACCTTACGCATATTATCACCTCTAATCTTTGGTAAATTTTATTTGGTCTATTAAGTATTTAAATGTATCTTATTTGTGTATACTTTATTTTATTAAACCCTAATTATGGTGTAGTTTAGTTAATTTTATATGTTCTCAAATCAAATTTAAACTTATAGTGAAAAAATTGATTTTGCTATGTTTCTTAAATCGGGCATGAAGGAGGTGAAAAGACGAAAATTGATAATAGATTGTTATTCGCATTAATTATTTCAATATTGCTTATATTTTCTGTAGGTAGTGTATTTGCAGGAGATAATGAAACAATATCTGATGTGGTGAGTGCTCCAAGTGAGTTAGAAGAAATAACGCAAGAACATGATGTTACTGAAGTTCAATCTTCTCAATCAGATGAGGGAATGCTTGAGGCAAATAATAATGTAATTAATGTTCACGTATATGATTCTTTTAACGAAACAGGCAAAACATGGACTGAGGATGGAATTGAGTTAAAAGGGGCAACCGTAAAGTTATACGGCTCCCATAATAATTTGATTTCAACTCAAACAACAAACAACAAAGGTATTGCAACATTCACTGGAGTCGGCTCTCAAAAATATAATTTGGAATTTACATATTCTACATATGATCCTATCAAATTAGATGTTGATTGCACTAATCAGGACGGTAAGACTTTAACTATTGATAACGTGATGTTTGTTCCGGATATTTTATTATTAGTGGATTATTCATCTCACAACGAAAAAGTGGACGTGTTAATGAATATGTCAAGGCGTATTGGATTCATCAGTACAACCAATTTTGATGAGTCAAGAGCATGGCTGGCGGAATGGGCTAAATATATCCACATTGATATGTTTGCTGAAAATTCAGCTTACAATAAATTCACAGCATCATATCTAAAACAATTATTGTCAAATTCTCCGGCAAACAAGAACTATAAAGTAGCATATACTTTTGGTACTTACACTCAAGAGATATTGAATGCAACTGGTTTACATATCATAGGTGCTAGTGAAAGCAATAATACTTATGATACCATTGAAAATACCTACATCGGTTCTTATTTCCAAGCGGAAGATATTAAAGATTCTGATGTTTTACAAACAAACATGAAAAATTACTTTGATTATGTTCGTTACCTGATTGAACCGACTAAATACTCCAATCCGACATTGACTGCAGATGGAATTCCTCTTATGAGTCCTGAATGTGGTTTTTACCACCCGGACATTGGAATGCTCACTCTTCTTCCAAGTTCTGATTTGA
Proteins encoded in this region:
- a CDS encoding sugar O-acetyltransferase, giving the protein MKSIFERELAGELISTDDPEYDKILTIIKETMNTCRELNSGVHTEEENLEFLSKIIGKEVDESVFFMPPFYVDYGKNITIGKGVVIQQLCTFMDRGGITLEDGVFIAPKVNLTTLNHDFNPENRSGTYAKPIHIKKNAWIGIAATILPGVTVGENSIVGAGSVVTKDVPDNSIVAGNPAKFIKRIDE
- a CDS encoding flavodoxin; translation: MKTKLIFFTIILIVLGLGISEVTAISDAETAANDILNNNNSDSDILVVYFSRTGENYNVGNVEVGNTAMVASYIKEYLKCDSFEIVPIDKYPDNYDECTKVASKEQEDNARPKITDKIDNFDSYNTIFVGYPIWWGDLPMIMYTFLEEI
- a CDS encoding DUF1002 domain-containing protein, whose product is MRKVMIVLTIILIGMLIPVGFSANDNSQAVITYGETTHTNADYKNTVDNFFKNQAGVDLKNVDSKIITASEVNKISSTITGKTYSSSQIYSSALVDLNENDNLEVSVDKSKITTITGDMYLSALKSAGITAGHVYVTSPVSATGESALAGIMNSYEVVTDVEIPDTVKEAANNEIYTQAEIVKNSDVDADELSKLVDDVKEEVQVNNVTDHTTIVNIINNYTINNNINITNSDIENLADSIEQIQNVQGDINSYQTEVSGVFNNTTDQAQGFLGGLFN